The following proteins are encoded in a genomic region of Methanoculleus bourgensis MS2:
- the thpR gene encoding RNA 2',3'-cyclic phosphodiesterase produces MVRTFVAIDLPEEIRERVRKSQAILAQSGGRLALVDPANLHITLKFLGEVEPGKIGAIIEALRAVRAAPFELTVGCAACNSPRRPRVVWCDITDAGESAALARQVDDLLEPLGFPRERRPFRPHATLARVKEFHPSLLRQVQCMPREPFGRFRVESIKLKKSTLTPRGSVYEDLVEVAL; encoded by the coding sequence ATGGTCAGGACGTTTGTTGCAATCGATCTGCCCGAAGAGATCCGCGAGAGGGTCCGTAAGTCCCAGGCGATCCTGGCACAGTCAGGTGGGCGTCTCGCACTCGTCGACCCGGCGAACCTCCACATCACGTTAAAGTTCCTCGGGGAGGTCGAACCCGGGAAGATCGGGGCGATCATCGAGGCGCTCCGGGCGGTCAGGGCCGCTCCTTTCGAACTGACGGTCGGGTGTGCGGCCTGCAACTCCCCGCGGAGGCCGCGGGTGGTCTGGTGCGACATCACCGACGCCGGGGAGAGCGCCGCCCTCGCCCGGCAGGTGGACGACCTCCTCGAGCCGCTCGGGTTCCCCAGGGAACGCCGCCCTTTCCGGCCCCACGCAACGCTTGCACGGGTGAAGGAGTTCCACCCTTCGCTCCTCCGGCAGGTGCAGTGCATGCCTCGCGAACCGTTCGGGAGGTTCCGGGTGGAGAGCATCAAACTCAAGAAGAGCACGCTTACGCCCCGCGGATCGGTCTACGAGGACCTTGTGGAGGTAGCGCTTTGA
- a CDS encoding glutaredoxin family protein: MRADIFDQRKTITIESGGIIISDTTQFIVYTLEFCPNCEILKEFLASRGVPFVECDMASAEALTELRMNGIFVQEAPVLQKGDAFYTSGDLFAGGAFQEDLVADLIAGA; this comes from the coding sequence ATGAGAGCAGATATATTCGACCAGCGCAAAACCATAACGATCGAATCCGGGGGTATTATCATTTCCGATACAACGCAATTCATCGTATATACACTAGAATTCTGCCCGAATTGCGAAATTCTCAAAGAGTTCCTGGCCTCCAGGGGTGTCCCCTTTGTCGAGTGCGACATGGCGTCCGCCGAGGCGCTGACGGAACTCCGCATGAACGGCATATTCGTCCAGGAAGCGCCGGTGCTGCAGAAAGGTGACGCGTTCTATACGTCCGGCGATCTCTTTGCCGGCGGCGCGTTCCAGGAAGACCTTGTCGCTGACCTGATCGCGGGGGCATGA
- the cca gene encoding CCA tRNA nucleotidyltransferase — MTRCPCEEEVLRRIRPTPEERAYIRTIGERLIEAVERSGMAKAMMVGSVARDTFVRGDRDLDIFMLFDPSLPREDLQEKGLSLARRIAEEFGATWREKYAEHPYINATINSLDIDLVPCYAVPSATEIKSAVDRTPFHTRYIRAHIGDYVDDVLLMKQFAKAGGVYGSDHMTEGFSGYLCEILTIYYGGFHPLLEAAACWKPGEVVDIEDHGTKSFEEPLVVIDPVDPERNVAAALSVSRMFEFVELARGYLEEPSEAFFCRPSSPPLSREVFARLLAARGTYLFAITFATPEYTPDTVVPQLRKSAESIRELLERSGFPANRLDVCMQKDRCMLLFELMANEVPVMRRHIGPPAWSRGNAAKFVAKYVDDEVLAGPYIEDGRYVVELPRTFTRAVDLLRSKALLDVALGKHVRRSMENGWTVSVGAGCWDREFAGFLSGFLERSSPLVRIRRITGK; from the coding sequence TTGACCCGGTGCCCCTGCGAGGAGGAGGTGCTCAGGCGGATCCGCCCCACGCCTGAGGAGCGGGCCTACATCAGGACGATAGGAGAGCGCCTGATCGAGGCGGTGGAGCGGTCCGGGATGGCGAAGGCGATGATGGTAGGATCGGTCGCCCGCGATACCTTCGTCCGGGGCGACCGGGACCTCGACATCTTCATGCTCTTTGACCCCTCCCTCCCGCGGGAGGACCTGCAGGAGAAGGGGCTATCCCTGGCACGCCGGATCGCAGAGGAGTTCGGCGCGACCTGGCGTGAGAAGTACGCAGAACACCCCTACATCAACGCGACGATCAACTCGCTCGATATCGATCTCGTCCCCTGCTACGCCGTCCCAAGTGCCACCGAGATCAAGAGCGCCGTGGACCGGACGCCGTTTCACACCCGGTACATCCGGGCCCACATCGGCGATTACGTCGACGATGTCCTCCTCATGAAACAGTTTGCAAAGGCAGGCGGGGTCTACGGGTCTGACCACATGACCGAGGGGTTCTCAGGGTACCTCTGCGAGATCCTGACAATTTACTACGGCGGGTTCCACCCGCTCCTCGAGGCCGCCGCCTGCTGGAAGCCGGGAGAGGTTGTCGATATCGAGGATCACGGGACAAAGAGTTTCGAGGAGCCGCTCGTCGTCATCGACCCCGTCGACCCGGAGAGGAACGTGGCGGCGGCGCTCTCGGTCTCCCGGATGTTCGAGTTCGTGGAGCTCGCCCGCGGCTACCTGGAGGAGCCGTCCGAGGCGTTCTTCTGCCGGCCATCCTCCCCGCCGCTCAGCCGGGAGGTCTTCGCCCGCCTGCTTGCGGCGCGGGGGACATACCTCTTCGCCATCACCTTCGCAACGCCGGAGTACACGCCTGATACGGTGGTTCCCCAGCTCCGGAAATCAGCTGAATCTATCCGGGAACTCCTCGAGCGGAGCGGGTTTCCGGCAAACCGGCTTGATGTCTGCATGCAGAAGGACCGGTGCATGCTCCTCTTTGAGCTGATGGCGAATGAGGTCCCGGTGATGCGGCGCCACATCGGACCGCCGGCCTGGTCGCGGGGGAACGCCGCAAAGTTCGTCGCAAAGTACGTCGATGACGAGGTTCTCGCCGGCCCCTACATCGAGGACGGGCGCTATGTCGTGGAACTCCCCCGCACGTTCACCCGGGCTGTCGACCTCCTGCGGTCAAAGGCGCTCCTGGATGTCGCGCTCGGCAAACATGTCCGCCGCTCGATGGAGAATGGCTGGACGGTGAGTGTCGGTGCAGGGTGCTGGGATAGGGAGTTTGCCGGGTTTCTCTCGGGTTTCCTCGAACGCTCGTCGCCGCTCGTGAGGATCAGAAGGATAACCGGGAAGTAA
- a CDS encoding DUF1786 domain-containing protein → MIDLKTPLLAIDVGRGTQDILVYEPGRPIENSIKLVLPSPTVVAAERIQQATRAGRPVFLDGFLMGGGANTGAIRKHLAQGLPVYATPGAAGTLHDDLERVRAMGVEIRATAPDDAVTVHTTDYMEPEIRKALSLFGVEYPENVAVAVQDHGYSPHRSNRIHRFELMREQLDAGDWDLLSLVADPPLADMTRMQAVRRQAPGALVTDTGPVALIGALCDARVRQRAKEGIILVNAGNGHTLCFALKGREIYGLFEHHTGSLDPKRLQHYIWKLADGTLTSEEVFDDGGHGAAVRKPLVTDTVVITGPNRLRLMPEAYQAAPFGDMMLSGCFGLAYLWRVFRER, encoded by the coding sequence ATGATCGATCTCAAGACTCCACTCCTGGCGATCGACGTCGGCAGGGGCACCCAGGATATCCTGGTCTACGAGCCCGGCCGGCCGATCGAGAACAGCATCAAACTGGTCCTCCCCTCCCCGACCGTGGTGGCGGCTGAGCGAATCCAGCAGGCGACCAGGGCCGGGCGCCCGGTCTTCCTGGACGGGTTCCTGATGGGCGGCGGCGCGAACACCGGCGCGATACGAAAGCACCTTGCCCAGGGTCTCCCGGTCTACGCCACGCCCGGGGCCGCCGGAACCCTCCACGACGATCTTGAGCGTGTGCGGGCGATGGGGGTTGAGATCCGGGCCACCGCTCCCGATGACGCGGTGACCGTCCATACCACCGACTACATGGAGCCTGAGATCAGGAAAGCGCTCTCCCTCTTCGGCGTCGAGTACCCGGAGAACGTCGCGGTCGCGGTCCAGGACCACGGCTACTCGCCGCACCGGAGCAACCGTATCCACCGGTTCGAACTGATGCGCGAGCAGCTGGATGCCGGGGACTGGGACCTCCTCTCGCTCGTCGCTGACCCCCCGCTTGCTGATATGACCAGGATGCAGGCGGTCCGGCGGCAGGCGCCGGGGGCGCTCGTCACCGATACCGGGCCGGTCGCGCTCATCGGGGCGCTCTGCGATGCGAGGGTGCGGCAGCGGGCGAAGGAGGGGATCATCCTCGTCAACGCCGGGAACGGTCACACACTCTGCTTCGCCCTGAAGGGCCGCGAGATCTACGGGCTCTTCGAGCACCATACCGGCTCGCTCGACCCGAAACGACTGCAGCACTATATCTGGAAGCTCGCCGATGGCACGCTGACGTCAGAAGAGGTCTTTGATGACGGCGGCCATGGGGCGGCGGTCAGGAAGCCGCTCGTCACCGATACCGTGGTCATCACGGGTCCAAACCGGCTCCGGCTGATGCCGGAGGCCTACCAGGCGGCGCCCTTCGGAGACATGATGCTCTCGGGGTGCTTTGGGCTCGCGTACCTCTGGAGGGTGTTCCGGGAGCGGTGA
- the nrdD gene encoding anaerobic ribonucleoside-triphosphate reductase, whose protein sequence is MRLARKSTQTTIFGEFVPVLPKVRTSRGYLLDWDRNRIVRQIMEESRLVEVFYGYEGADEETAQDIARRVEKKIQMLGLQSLSGPLIREIVNMTLLERGLTSYRNVCTRVGTPVFDAHLIDVGRGFEAHDNANLQENAETSHKKKADKISKEQYLLQLPPDLADHHLRGDLHIHDLEYFGTRPFCIDGSTAIPVRTDNRICSILPAELPFTGEEWRPEDLSAFTPKGWRRVSKVTRRRVNPGEMIRIRTSSGRSLSVTGEHRIPVQTRDGMAIRRADEVCAGDTLYGIPRTDAIRGETIEAIDLIRELPASVPAHLLENVYVRGAEEIFANVVRTGKAASYADISRALGVEHQKQWYTRGIMPVALFAAFSRRYGIRDYDQVTIGVTGSGNELPALFTLTPELIRLLGFFVAEGNYNASLEAGQYNLAITENALAPAIQAAACTSPNTYATLTGGTPDTTTIYGVEVERNRALQVYFGGKLVYLIFRYVFGIPEGAAGKRLPWLVYHLDDVLLHEFLSALFTGDGSAYYRPEKSDCIVNYTTTSPALRQELSLLLTALGITPHIVELYSEEERPTLYRLQFTGRKNIETFARYATFLDQRQDHIDGFLSAVKEGRGREREETVVETSPTEPTGEYVYDFFLAGDGTEESHTFYASDGLLIHNCQDWDLRYFFYYGLMPDGNGTKASVAGPAKRAEVAVLHAVKALGSAQTNFAGGQGYYNFLTFMAPFFEGMDYEEIKQLMQMFVYEMTQMMVARGGQVVFSSVQLSPGVPTLWKDKPCVYRGKVWDGKQAPLRTYGEFEREVRLLFKALMEVMLEGDYWGKPFSFPKPEISIEPDFLTENEEFNREHPDLPTYHDLYLMTFELASKYGTPYYDNQIPPYRGAGEGISCYQCLAGDELVPVADSDGRIIVRAISDLFDAAAKNGRRIDSFGTELAYYDGKAPSVDFTTLEASLRPFHGVMRQRYMGDLLRITLESGRQITVTPDHPVYVLNGGRFVRETAGDLEPGDYLPVMKAGGFSETQVAGIDVAEVIAGAGYADQIQVTEDGVKTRGARRPGLPRTLLVSRDLAAFLGYYLAAGSSDHSGRRYTVRLSFAGREAGLAADAAACIRTVLGYEPKVSESAAGTEVVVRSKLIYLLIDALGCGSSAGERSVPDLLFNIDRTLVGDYLGAAFRAGGRGTSRRRARSIRLKTASPDAARRLVWLAGEIGVQMSYAEREATVRRVDAPEKAYICRITAQDQIDRFHAETGYSAEVPLGRETGGAFTHLPESGQAFGCTALACAGRYSAGELEGIQVSLFLPPAAAQITRGDVHPLRIRSIEPVPCDDGYVYDLVDVAGTHTFANALGIVTGNCCAYQFSSLANEDDEFEDKLYFREGKHFSMGSWQVMSINCPRAAYKAEGDQERLFAELKALMDTAVELYRIKRRWMSLIRTNGRMPFAMQRPKDPNTGERGAVAVDLEGLVYTIGVVGVNEMVQHFTGHQLHESKDAFRLAVRAMTELEMYARELSAKHNMTIALARTPAETTGQRFAVADLLDERFRDHAIKVIKGDADAALDMLGTTLDLPIYYTNGTHVTPAAPVPLTKRIEIEHVFFPIVDGGNIFHIWLGEARPDPRGLMEMAMNLCRTTQIGYFAFTRDLTVSLKEYRELRPRHEEPGKAAGTSPAADRADA, encoded by the coding sequence ATGAGGTTGGCCCGCAAGTCAACGCAGACGACTATATTTGGGGAATTCGTCCCCGTCCTCCCCAAAGTCCGGACATCGCGGGGGTACCTTCTCGACTGGGACAGGAACCGGATCGTCAGGCAGATCATGGAGGAGAGCCGGCTGGTCGAGGTCTTCTACGGCTACGAAGGGGCCGATGAGGAGACTGCACAGGATATCGCTCGAAGGGTCGAGAAGAAGATCCAGATGCTGGGCCTTCAGTCGCTCTCAGGCCCGCTGATCCGCGAGATCGTCAACATGACGCTCCTCGAGCGCGGGCTTACGTCCTACCGCAACGTCTGCACGCGGGTGGGAACCCCGGTCTTTGACGCGCACCTCATCGATGTGGGGAGGGGATTTGAGGCCCACGACAACGCCAACCTCCAGGAGAACGCTGAGACGTCGCACAAGAAGAAGGCCGACAAGATCAGCAAGGAGCAGTACCTCCTGCAGCTCCCCCCGGACCTTGCGGACCACCACCTCCGCGGTGACCTCCATATCCACGACCTGGAATACTTTGGGACAAGACCGTTCTGTATTGACGGGAGCACGGCCATACCTGTACGGACGGACAACCGCATCTGCAGTATCCTCCCTGCAGAACTCCCGTTCACCGGCGAGGAATGGCGCCCAGAGGACCTCTCCGCGTTCACACCAAAGGGCTGGAGGCGGGTTAGCAAGGTGACCCGCCGGCGGGTGAACCCGGGCGAGATGATCCGGATCCGGACGTCGAGCGGACGGTCGCTCTCGGTCACCGGCGAGCACCGGATTCCGGTGCAAACCAGGGACGGTATGGCCATCCGCCGTGCCGATGAGGTATGCGCCGGAGATACGCTTTATGGGATCCCGAGGACCGACGCCATCCGCGGGGAGACGATAGAGGCGATCGATCTCATCCGGGAACTGCCTGCATCGGTCCCGGCCCACCTCCTTGAAAACGTCTACGTCCGCGGTGCCGAAGAGATCTTTGCTAATGTGGTGCGGACCGGAAAGGCTGCCTCATACGCCGATATCTCCCGGGCGCTCGGCGTCGAGCACCAGAAGCAGTGGTATACCCGCGGGATTATGCCGGTTGCTCTCTTTGCAGCCTTCTCGCGCCGCTATGGCATCCGGGATTATGATCAGGTCACCATCGGCGTCACCGGGAGCGGAAACGAACTGCCTGCTCTCTTCACGCTTACGCCGGAACTCATTCGCCTTCTTGGGTTCTTCGTTGCCGAAGGCAACTACAACGCATCGCTCGAGGCCGGGCAGTACAACCTGGCAATCACAGAGAACGCCCTAGCGCCCGCGATCCAGGCAGCGGCATGCACAAGCCCAAACACCTACGCAACACTCACCGGAGGCACCCCCGACACCACGACCATCTACGGGGTCGAAGTGGAGCGTAACCGGGCCCTGCAGGTCTACTTCGGGGGAAAACTCGTCTACCTGATCTTCCGCTACGTCTTCGGCATTCCGGAGGGAGCGGCCGGAAAACGCCTCCCCTGGCTTGTCTACCATCTTGACGACGTGCTCCTCCATGAGTTCCTCTCCGCTCTCTTCACCGGGGACGGTTCTGCGTACTACCGCCCCGAGAAGTCGGATTGCATCGTCAACTACACCACCACCTCCCCGGCGCTCCGGCAGGAACTCTCGCTCCTGCTCACCGCGCTCGGGATCACCCCCCACATCGTCGAACTCTATAGCGAGGAAGAACGGCCGACACTCTACCGGCTCCAGTTCACCGGGCGCAAGAATATCGAGACGTTTGCCCGGTATGCCACATTCCTTGATCAGAGGCAGGACCATATCGACGGTTTCCTCTCTGCGGTCAAGGAGGGGCGGGGCCGGGAGCGGGAAGAGACTGTTGTCGAGACCTCACCGACAGAGCCTACCGGCGAGTACGTCTACGACTTCTTCCTCGCCGGCGACGGGACCGAGGAGAGCCATACGTTCTATGCCTCCGACGGCCTGCTCATCCACAACTGCCAGGATTGGGACCTCCGTTACTTCTTCTACTACGGCCTGATGCCCGACGGCAACGGGACGAAGGCATCGGTCGCCGGCCCGGCGAAGAGGGCTGAGGTGGCGGTCCTCCACGCGGTCAAGGCGCTCGGCTCAGCCCAGACGAACTTCGCCGGCGGCCAGGGCTACTACAACTTCCTGACGTTCATGGCCCCATTCTTCGAGGGGATGGACTACGAAGAGATCAAGCAGCTGATGCAGATGTTCGTCTACGAGATGACCCAGATGATGGTCGCCCGGGGCGGTCAGGTCGTCTTCTCGTCGGTCCAGCTCTCCCCCGGTGTCCCCACCCTCTGGAAGGACAAGCCCTGTGTCTACCGCGGCAAGGTCTGGGACGGGAAGCAGGCGCCGCTCCGGACCTACGGCGAGTTCGAGCGGGAGGTTCGGCTCCTCTTCAAGGCGCTGATGGAGGTCATGCTCGAGGGGGACTACTGGGGCAAGCCTTTCTCCTTCCCGAAACCCGAGATCAGCATCGAGCCCGACTTCCTCACCGAGAACGAGGAGTTCAACCGGGAGCACCCCGACCTCCCGACCTACCACGACCTCTACCTGATGACCTTTGAGCTCGCGTCCAAATACGGCACCCCCTACTATGACAACCAGATCCCACCCTACCGGGGCGCCGGAGAGGGGATCTCGTGCTACCAGTGCCTCGCGGGCGACGAACTGGTCCCGGTGGCTGACAGCGACGGGAGGATCATCGTCAGGGCGATCAGCGACCTCTTCGATGCTGCGGCAAAGAACGGGAGACGGATCGACTCCTTCGGCACGGAGCTTGCTTACTATGACGGTAAGGCCCCGAGCGTCGACTTCACGACCCTGGAGGCGTCGCTTCGCCCGTTCCACGGCGTGATGCGGCAGCGGTATATGGGGGACCTCCTCAGGATCACCCTCGAGTCAGGCCGGCAGATCACCGTCACGCCCGACCACCCGGTGTACGTCCTGAACGGCGGGAGGTTTGTCAGGGAGACGGCAGGCGATCTCGAGCCCGGCGACTACCTGCCGGTGATGAAGGCCGGCGGGTTCTCCGAGACGCAGGTCGCCGGGATCGATGTCGCGGAGGTCATCGCCGGGGCAGGCTACGCCGACCAGATCCAGGTCACCGAAGACGGAGTGAAGACCCGTGGCGCCCGGCGTCCCGGCCTGCCCCGCACCCTCCTGGTCAGCCGCGACCTCGCAGCGTTCCTCGGTTACTACCTTGCGGCAGGGTCAAGCGACCACTCCGGGCGGCGGTATACGGTCAGGCTCTCCTTTGCGGGGCGCGAGGCCGGTCTTGCGGCGGACGCAGCCGCCTGCATCCGCACCGTCCTCGGGTATGAGCCGAAGGTCAGCGAGTCTGCCGCGGGGACCGAGGTCGTCGTCAGGAGCAAACTCATCTACCTGCTAATCGACGCACTCGGGTGCGGCTCCTCCGCTGGCGAGCGATCGGTGCCCGACCTCCTCTTCAACATCGACCGCACCCTGGTCGGCGACTACCTCGGCGCTGCCTTCCGCGCCGGAGGGAGGGGGACCTCCAGGCGCCGTGCCCGGAGCATCAGGCTGAAGACGGCCTCCCCGGACGCTGCCCGGAGACTGGTCTGGCTGGCAGGGGAGATCGGCGTCCAGATGAGTTACGCCGAGCGGGAGGCGACGGTCCGGAGGGTCGATGCCCCCGAGAAGGCCTACATCTGCAGGATCACGGCCCAGGACCAGATCGACCGGTTCCACGCAGAGACCGGGTACAGCGCCGAGGTGCCTCTGGGAAGGGAGACCGGCGGGGCCTTCACGCACCTCCCGGAGAGCGGGCAGGCTTTTGGGTGCACCGCCCTCGCGTGCGCCGGCAGGTACAGCGCCGGCGAGCTTGAGGGGATTCAGGTCTCGCTCTTCCTCCCGCCCGCCGCCGCTCAGATCACCCGGGGCGACGTCCACCCGCTCCGTATCCGCTCGATCGAGCCGGTGCCATGCGACGACGGCTACGTCTACGACCTCGTCGATGTCGCCGGGACCCATACCTTCGCAAACGCGCTCGGCATCGTAACCGGGAACTGTTGCGCCTACCAGTTCTCGTCGCTTGCAAACGAGGACGACGAGTTTGAGGACAAACTCTACTTCCGGGAGGGGAAGCACTTCTCGATGGGTTCCTGGCAGGTGATGTCCATCAACTGCCCGCGGGCGGCATATAAGGCGGAGGGCGACCAGGAACGGCTCTTTGCCGAACTGAAGGCGCTCATGGACACCGCCGTCGAGCTCTACCGCATCAAGCGGCGCTGGATGTCGCTGATCCGGACAAACGGGCGGATGCCGTTTGCCATGCAGCGCCCGAAGGACCCGAACACCGGCGAGCGCGGCGCGGTCGCCGTTGACCTCGAGGGGCTCGTCTACACCATCGGCGTGGTCGGGGTCAACGAGATGGTCCAGCACTTCACCGGCCATCAGCTCCACGAGTCGAAGGATGCGTTCCGCCTCGCCGTCCGGGCCATGACGGAACTCGAGATGTACGCCCGTGAACTCTCGGCGAAGCACAACATGACGATCGCGCTTGCCCGCACCCCGGCGGAGACGACCGGCCAGCGGTTCGCGGTCGCCGACCTCCTCGACGAGCGGTTCCGGGACCACGCGATCAAGGTCATCAAGGGCGACGCTGATGCGGCGCTCGATATGCTCGGCACGACGCTTGACCTCCCCATCTACTACACGAACGGGACCCATGTCACCCCGGCGGCCCCGGTCCCGCTCACGAAGCGGATCGAGATCGAGCACGTCTTCTTCCCGATCGTGGACGGCGGGAACATCTTCCACATCTGGCTTGGGGAGGCGCGGCCTGACCCCAGGGGGCTGATGGAGATGGCGATGAACCTCTGCCGGACGACCCAGATCGGCTACTTCGCCTTCACCCGGGATCTCACGGTCTCCCTCAAGGAGTACCGGGAGCTCAGGCCGAGGCATGAGGAGCCCGGGAAGGCGGCCGGAACGTCCCCGGCGGCAGACCGGGCGGACGCCTGA